One window from the genome of Bdellovibrio sp. NC01 encodes:
- a CDS encoding helix-turn-helix transcriptional regulator — MYNARNEINRELAQFLNKARLQSRLTIPEAAKLAHLDQSAIINYETGIPVPVPDYLSMMRAYQMGSMLAGAKIQRLYSKHLDNL; from the coding sequence ATGTATAATGCGAGGAACGAAATCAACAGAGAACTTGCCCAGTTTTTAAACAAAGCCCGTCTGCAAAGCCGTTTAACAATTCCAGAAGCGGCAAAACTCGCTCATCTAGACCAATCAGCCATTATTAATTACGAAACGGGGATTCCGGTACCTGTTCCGGACTATCTTTCGATGATGCGTGCTTATCAGATGGGATCAATGCTAGCGGGCGCTAAGATTCAAAGGCTTTATTCCAAGCACTTGGATAATCTTTAA
- a CDS encoding helix-turn-helix domain-containing protein has product MATRKTQTLTKRDINILKSIGANVKAERERQKLDVYDITGDDCLIKSRQHWQAIENGKKNINLTTLFKVAETLKVHPSKLLG; this is encoded by the coding sequence TTGGCAACGCGAAAAACGCAAACCCTCACTAAACGTGATATCAATATTCTGAAAAGCATTGGCGCCAATGTTAAGGCTGAAAGAGAACGCCAGAAGCTCGACGTTTATGATATTACCGGAGATGACTGCCTGATTAAATCAAGACAGCATTGGCAGGCTATTGAAAATGGTAAGAAGAATATCAATTTAACAACACTATTTAAAGTTGCTGAAACTCTGAAAGTTCATCCATCAAAGCTCTTAGGCTAA
- a CDS encoding helix-turn-helix domain-containing protein codes for MATKKKSSAVKFLEEVSGGPLTFGSLLNSIRLSDEMTQEQMAKKLGVTKGHLSQIENGRKFVSPDRAQTFAKKLGYSEVMFIKLSLQDQLTRVKLPYKVEIEAA; via the coding sequence ATGGCTACTAAAAAGAAAAGTTCGGCAGTAAAATTTCTGGAAGAAGTTTCTGGTGGTCCTTTGACGTTTGGGTCGCTGTTAAATTCCATTCGTCTGTCTGATGAAATGACTCAAGAACAAATGGCTAAAAAACTTGGAGTTACAAAAGGTCATCTTTCGCAAATCGAAAATGGAAGAAAGTTTGTGAGTCCAGATCGTGCGCAAACATTTGCGAAGAAGCTCGGCTACTCGGAGGTAATGTTCATTAAGCTTAGCCTTCAAGATCAGCTGACGAGAGTAAAGCTTCCCTACAAAGTTGAAATCGAGGCAGCATAG
- a CDS encoding type II toxin-antitoxin system mRNA interferase toxin, RelE/StbE family yields the protein MIHTVRISKRAASSIKSVPIFIRKKLLHWVESVEILGLEEVRKISGYHDEPLKGEWTGFRSIRLNRSYRAIYKILKDGSLEFVEIVEVNKHGY from the coding sequence GTGATACATACGGTTCGAATCTCAAAACGGGCAGCATCAAGCATTAAATCGGTTCCGATCTTTATCAGAAAGAAGTTACTTCACTGGGTTGAATCAGTTGAAATCTTAGGTTTGGAAGAGGTTAGGAAGATTTCTGGTTACCACGATGAACCATTAAAAGGTGAGTGGACAGGATTTCGATCAATTAGGTTAAACCGTTCATACAGGGCAATTTATAAGATTTTGAAAGATGGATCATTGGAGTTCGTAGAAATCGTAGAGGTAAATAAGCATGGCTACTAA
- a CDS encoding YciI family protein — MFVVTLTYLKPLSEVDKNLPAHRDYLKKQYQQNLFLASGPMNPRSGGIIIVRSMEKSKLFEILEQDPFKKNGVASYEVVEFEPALHAEAIKDHV, encoded by the coding sequence GTGTTCGTTGTTACTTTGACCTATTTGAAGCCGCTCTCTGAAGTTGATAAGAACCTTCCCGCACACCGCGATTACCTTAAAAAACAATATCAGCAGAATTTATTCTTAGCTTCTGGCCCAATGAATCCACGCTCTGGTGGCATCATCATCGTCCGCAGCATGGAGAAATCAAAACTCTTTGAAATTCTAGAGCAAGATCCATTTAAGAAAAATGGCGTAGCTTCATATGAAGTTGTGGAATTTGAACCCGCTCTTCATGCTGAAGCTATTAAAGATCACGTTTAG